In Nonomuraea sp. NBC_00507, the following are encoded in one genomic region:
- a CDS encoding thiocillin family RiPP, producing MTHHEDLDLSAVQLPDDGLELEQFREGVALATLSTTSTLGTASCPSTAGSVMTAMCYGP from the coding sequence ATGACGCACCACGAGGACCTCGACCTGAGCGCCGTCCAGCTCCCTGACGACGGGCTCGAGCTCGAACAGTTCCGCGAGGGCGTGGCGCTGGCCACCCTGAGCACCACATCCACGCTGGGCACCGCGAGCTGCCCGAGCACCGCGGGATCCGTCATGACCGCGATGTGCTACGGGCCCTGA
- a CDS encoding thiocillin family RiPP, producing MNEHQVELYAFDDALAIEELPEGNALGCFACAGTASSASCPASSASSFTTASTYSW from the coding sequence ATGAACGAACACCAGGTCGAACTGTACGCGTTCGACGATGCGCTCGCCATCGAGGAGCTGCCCGAGGGCAACGCCCTGGGCTGCTTCGCCTGCGCGGGCACGGCCTCGTCCGCGTCCTGCCCGGCGAGCTCGGCGTCGAGCTTCACCACGGCCTCCACCTACTCATGGTGA
- a CDS encoding thiocillin family RiPP: protein MSSEPIELYAFDDGFAIEELPEGNALGSWFCASSASTASCPGSSAASVSTASTFG, encoded by the coding sequence ATGAGTTCCGAGCCGATCGAGCTCTACGCGTTCGACGACGGCTTCGCCATCGAGGAGTTGCCCGAGGGCAACGCGCTCGGCAGCTGGTTCTGCGCGTCATCGGCGTCGACCGCTTCCTGCCCGGGAAGCTCGGCCGCGAGCGTCAGCACCGCCTCCACCTTCGGCTGA
- a CDS encoding thiocillin family RiPP, producing MDNDHLELYAITESLELESLTDGAAAAGPCINSASTASTVSSASCPASSASSFGSFSSYT from the coding sequence ATGGACAACGACCACCTCGAGCTATACGCGATTACGGAATCGCTGGAACTGGAGTCCCTGACGGACGGCGCCGCCGCCGCGGGTCCCTGCATCAACTCCGCCTCCACCGCTTCGACGGTGTCCAGCGCGTCCTGCCCGGCCTCGTCGGCCTCGTCCTTCGGCTCGTTCTCGAGCTACACATGA
- a CDS encoding nitroreductase family protein, with protein sequence MTNAHALATELIQAFRVPPDGMAAVAPAPVGPAPIGPDVRAGGHAGSRADLLDTLVRRRSQRFFAQEPIPAELLADVIVSGIRDDADAWPGEQPLQTDVVAFDVAGVEPAMFRFDAGRRVFSPVAPLPPPDELENLTLQTEFCHAPAIVSIAVDLTEADRAHGAHGYRLVLGRAGAAAYTMWLEAIALGLAGTVFAGFIPAAVRRPLRADGTSRHHVFALAVGRELRDQRRE encoded by the coding sequence ATGACCAACGCGCACGCGCTCGCCACCGAGCTCATCCAGGCATTCCGCGTCCCGCCGGACGGCATGGCGGCCGTCGCCCCGGCTCCGGTGGGACCGGCGCCGATCGGGCCGGACGTACGGGCCGGGGGACACGCGGGCAGCCGCGCCGACCTGCTCGACACCCTGGTACGGCGGCGCTCCCAGCGCTTCTTCGCCCAGGAACCGATCCCCGCCGAGCTGCTTGCGGACGTGATCGTCAGCGGGATCAGGGACGACGCCGACGCCTGGCCCGGCGAACAACCGCTGCAGACCGACGTGGTCGCCTTCGACGTAGCGGGTGTCGAGCCGGCCATGTTCCGCTTCGACGCCGGGCGGCGTGTCTTCTCACCGGTCGCGCCGCTGCCGCCGCCGGACGAGCTGGAGAACCTGACGCTGCAGACGGAGTTCTGCCACGCCCCGGCCATCGTCTCGATCGCCGTGGACCTGACCGAGGCCGACCGGGCGCACGGCGCCCACGGCTACCGCCTCGTGCTCGGGCGCGCCGGTGCCGCCGCCTACACGATGTGGCTCGAGGCGATCGCCCTCGGCCTGGCCGGCACAGTGTTCGCCGGCTTCATCCCCGCCGCGGTCCGGCGGCCGCTGCGCGCCGACGGCACCAGCCGTCACCACGTCTTCGCCCTGGCAGTCGGGCGAGAACTCCGCGACCAGAGAAGGGAGTGA
- a CDS encoding SagB family peptide dehydrogenase — MTGESMITAAAMGAAARFDPQIRVPLRPRMRRGLAIDYEADQVVVTGGPKRQLLRGRSATELLPGLLALLDGVRGHAELAGELGIPEESVFQALSLLWTCGVIEEGPPEGPAPQVSPDLADFLSRLGDSTGANPAWEQAAARLAAARVEVFGTGRAAAALAEELTPALRVSLAAGAVPDAATTLAVWVDDGGEGPARDCWERGLPLLRLRVHGRTAVLGPLVDPRVTACMTCRVAEEEPDGRQTANGDAELAAGLLARDLFAYVSRAVTGPLPMRWRSVDLETLAQRDLSAATRPGCPDCSAQPREHGTPLARAPLAARYEAAIAFPPKEHADLKAHQMHYKPSNMALQRIARTWPSARPVDLPPPDFELLARPASAKLDAERLSLLLAVTAGVKADSKERLFRWTASGGNIGSVVAYVAVRDVPGIEPGLYGYVAPEHRLAWLSATTLPAENMPADQVPADQVPAGDSPASLVLTGDFSKVARKYAAFALRIVLLDSGCAQAAGRLTARALGVGFRLRGRWDDTAVAALLGIDPDVQPITAVADLGESR; from the coding sequence ATGACCGGCGAATCCATGATCACCGCAGCGGCCATGGGCGCGGCGGCCCGGTTCGACCCGCAGATCCGCGTCCCGCTCAGGCCGAGGATGCGCCGCGGGCTGGCCATCGACTATGAGGCCGATCAGGTGGTGGTGACCGGAGGGCCGAAGCGGCAGCTGCTGCGCGGCAGGTCCGCCACCGAGCTGCTGCCGGGCCTGCTCGCGCTGCTCGACGGCGTGCGCGGCCACGCCGAGCTGGCCGGTGAGCTGGGGATACCGGAGGAATCGGTCTTCCAGGCGCTGTCGCTGCTGTGGACGTGTGGGGTCATCGAGGAAGGGCCGCCCGAGGGGCCGGCGCCGCAGGTCAGCCCCGACCTCGCGGACTTCCTGTCCCGGCTGGGCGACTCCACGGGCGCGAACCCCGCCTGGGAGCAGGCGGCGGCCAGGCTCGCCGCGGCCCGCGTCGAGGTCTTCGGCACCGGACGCGCCGCCGCCGCGCTGGCCGAGGAGCTCACGCCCGCGCTCCGCGTCAGCCTGGCCGCGGGTGCCGTGCCGGACGCCGCGACCACCCTCGCGGTGTGGGTGGACGACGGCGGCGAAGGGCCCGCGCGGGACTGCTGGGAGCGGGGGCTGCCGTTGCTGCGGCTGCGCGTGCACGGCCGTACGGCCGTGCTCGGCCCGCTGGTCGACCCGCGCGTGACCGCCTGCATGACCTGCCGCGTGGCCGAAGAGGAACCGGACGGCAGGCAGACTGCGAACGGCGACGCCGAGCTGGCGGCCGGCCTGCTGGCCAGGGACCTGTTCGCGTACGTCTCGCGCGCCGTCACCGGGCCGCTGCCGATGCGCTGGCGCTCGGTGGACCTGGAGACGCTGGCCCAGCGTGACCTGTCGGCCGCGACCAGGCCAGGATGCCCGGACTGCTCGGCCCAGCCGCGGGAGCACGGCACGCCGCTCGCCCGCGCTCCGCTGGCCGCCCGCTACGAGGCCGCGATCGCGTTCCCGCCGAAGGAGCACGCGGACCTCAAAGCCCACCAGATGCACTACAAGCCCTCCAACATGGCCCTGCAGCGCATCGCGCGCACCTGGCCCTCGGCCCGGCCCGTCGACCTGCCGCCGCCCGACTTCGAGCTGCTGGCCCGGCCCGCGTCGGCCAAGCTGGACGCCGAGCGGCTCTCGCTCCTGCTGGCCGTGACGGCCGGCGTCAAGGCCGACAGCAAGGAGCGGCTGTTCCGGTGGACGGCCAGCGGGGGCAACATCGGATCGGTCGTCGCCTATGTCGCGGTCCGCGACGTCCCGGGAATCGAGCCCGGCCTGTACGGCTACGTCGCGCCCGAGCATCGCCTCGCCTGGCTGTCGGCCACAACCCTGCCTGCCGAGAACATGCCCGCCGACCAGGTGCCGGCCGACCAGGTTCCGGCCGGTGACAGCCCCGCGAGCCTGGTGCTGACCGGTGACTTCAGCAAGGTCGCGCGCAAGTACGCGGCCTTCGCGCTGCGCATCGTGCTGCTGGACAGCGGCTGCGCGCAGGCCGCCGGCCGGCTCACCGCGCGGGCCCTGGGCGTCGGCTTCCGCCTACGCGGGCGGTGGGACGACACCGCCGTCGCGGCGCTGCTCGGGATCGACCCGGACGTGCAGCCGATCACCGCCGTAGCGGATCTGGGGGAGAGCCGATGA
- a CDS encoding TOMM precursor leader peptide-binding protein, which yields MSYSLLILAAGSFGHAVAGRLRRTCPVGVRTAVQPADEGTHPSLWPYADLIVLATAHDRPRLAEAVDRAAHAWRVPWFPVTMTATEVRCGPVVVPGRTACHSCYVKRRAQHGRPPGPGERPVTGYPEHHVAIAAGFARQAIDEARGGGPAPGSIGATVRTFGQVDGATASAGVVAVDRCPRCRKADRDAAAELRRMFEGVRA from the coding sequence GTGAGCTACTCCCTGCTGATCCTCGCCGCGGGATCGTTCGGCCACGCCGTGGCCGGGCGGCTCCGCCGTACCTGCCCCGTCGGCGTCCGGACAGCCGTGCAACCCGCCGACGAAGGCACGCATCCCAGCCTGTGGCCGTACGCCGATCTCATCGTGCTGGCCACCGCGCACGACCGGCCGCGCCTGGCCGAGGCGGTGGACCGGGCGGCCCACGCCTGGCGGGTGCCCTGGTTCCCGGTCACGATGACCGCGACCGAGGTGCGCTGCGGGCCGGTCGTCGTGCCGGGCCGCACCGCCTGCCACTCCTGCTACGTCAAGCGCCGCGCCCAGCACGGGCGGCCGCCGGGTCCCGGGGAGCGCCCCGTCACCGGCTACCCGGAGCACCACGTAGCCATCGCCGCCGGGTTCGCCCGCCAGGCGATCGACGAGGCCCGCGGCGGCGGCCCTGCGCCCGGCTCCATCGGCGCGACGGTACGCACGTTCGGCCAGGTCGACGGGGCGACCGCGAGCGCCGGCGTCGTCGCGGTGGACCGTTGCCCGCGCTGCCGCAAGGCCGACAGGGACGCGGCGGCGGAGCTGCGCCGCATGTTCGAAGGGGTGCGGGCATGA
- a CDS encoding YcaO-like family protein, producing MKADVVPASLREMSKLVSPYGLVSRLTWLPGAEGEPDFPIYTGALGNPGAALSVQAGWEHDPSSGNFDGAGGALDRETAAHLAIAESLERYSSCAWNPDRLVWATADELGEDAIPPARWPACSAAELADPRCGLVPSDPRVPLRWVLGWSFTRGRPVYVPAVQVYLKFPPESAAERYTHNVSTGCAAHADPLSAVTNGLLEVVERDSISLTWLQRLRLPRLELDPDELAPEHRAYVDRGASENIRTLLFDATTDLGVPVVYGLQLADHDRDLAQVVIATCDVDPGRAVAKLFREAASLRIALRAMSPRRRATQPGEVLGVVAGALESGPLDRRHRFDFLLEGPRPVRTPSDLPRPGPGEQSLAWLLDRLHRAGCEVVAVDLTTDEARQVGASVVRVLVPELMPLSFAHRARYLAHPRLYAAPAAMGHPVLREADVNPLPQPFA from the coding sequence ATGAAGGCCGACGTCGTCCCGGCGTCGCTACGCGAGATGAGCAAGCTCGTCTCGCCCTACGGCCTGGTGTCGCGGTTGACCTGGTTACCCGGCGCTGAGGGCGAGCCCGATTTCCCGATCTACACAGGCGCGCTCGGCAACCCGGGCGCCGCGCTCAGCGTGCAGGCCGGGTGGGAGCACGACCCATCGTCGGGCAACTTCGACGGGGCGGGTGGAGCCCTCGACCGGGAGACCGCCGCACACCTGGCGATCGCGGAGTCCCTGGAGCGGTATTCCTCCTGCGCGTGGAACCCCGACAGGCTCGTCTGGGCGACGGCGGACGAACTGGGTGAGGACGCCATCCCGCCGGCGCGGTGGCCGGCCTGCTCGGCGGCCGAACTCGCCGACCCGCGCTGCGGCCTCGTGCCCAGCGACCCCCGCGTCCCACTCCGGTGGGTCCTCGGGTGGTCCTTCACCCGCGGCCGCCCGGTCTACGTGCCCGCCGTCCAGGTTTACCTGAAGTTCCCGCCGGAGTCCGCGGCCGAGCGGTACACGCACAACGTCTCGACCGGCTGCGCCGCGCACGCCGACCCGCTGTCGGCCGTCACCAACGGCCTGCTGGAGGTCGTCGAGCGCGACTCCATCAGCCTGACCTGGCTGCAGCGGCTGCGGCTGCCCCGGCTGGAGCTCGACCCTGACGAACTCGCGCCCGAGCACCGGGCCTACGTCGACCGCGGCGCTTCGGAGAACATCCGCACGCTGCTGTTCGACGCCACCACCGACCTCGGCGTGCCGGTCGTCTACGGGCTGCAACTCGCCGACCACGACCGGGACCTCGCCCAGGTCGTGATCGCCACCTGCGACGTGGACCCGGGCCGGGCCGTCGCCAAGCTGTTCCGCGAGGCCGCGTCGCTGCGCATCGCGCTGCGGGCGATGAGCCCGAGAAGGCGCGCGACCCAGCCAGGCGAGGTCCTCGGCGTGGTCGCCGGCGCGCTGGAGTCCGGCCCCCTCGATCGGCGGCACCGTTTCGACTTCCTGCTGGAGGGCCCGCGGCCGGTGCGCACGCCATCCGACCTGCCCCGCCCGGGCCCGGGGGAGCAGTCGCTGGCGTGGCTGCTCGACCGCTTGCACCGGGCCGGATGCGAGGTCGTCGCCGTGGACCTCACCACGGACGAGGCCAGGCAGGTCGGCGCGAGCGTCGTACGTGTTCTGGTGCCCGAGCTGATGCCGCTGTCCTTCGCCCATCGGGCACGCTACCTCGCCCATCCCCGGCTCTACGCCGCTCCGGCGGCGATGGGGCATCCGGTGCTCCGCGAGGCCGACGTCAACCCGCTGCCCCAGCCGTTCGCATGA